One region of Glycine max cultivar Williams 82 chromosome 9, Glycine_max_v4.0, whole genome shotgun sequence genomic DNA includes:
- the ALMT14 gene encoding aluminum-activated malate transporter 9 — MMMGSTARVPKLGSFRHSFAERKERLLSMKGGIGGGYSQIGIPLPESDEEDHSPTRRRCCSYRAVSDGIVGAWKSAKRVAARAWEMGRSDPRKIIFSAKMGLALILLSLLIFLKQPFEDIAKHSVWAILTVVVVFEFSIGATLSKGLNRGLGTLLAGGLALGMGLLSKLSGKWEETIIVVSIFTAGFCATYAKQYPTMKAYEYGFRVFLITYCYIIVSGYHTGEFVETAVDRFLLIALGAAVALGINVCIYPIWAGEDLHKLVAKNFVGVAASLEGVVNNYLNCIEYERVPSKILTYQASEDVVYKGYRSAVESTSTEDSLMGFAVWEPPHGPYKMLRYPWQNYVKVSGALRHCAFMVMAMHGCILSEIQAPPEKRQVFSREVQKVGSEAAKILRELGNKVKKMEKLGQEDILYEVHEAAEELQQKIDKKSFLLVNSESWEIGNRPREEGDPQDLLNMNEERHFLEYKSLSEAVLDLRAVKVPRSWGEQTTPDNKPAAPIGVGDENMFKKQISWPAHISFKADAVTREEESKTYESASSLSLATFTSLLIEFVARLQNLVDSFEELGEKAKFKDPLEHVPPTSGGFWNRLCNCLTFKD, encoded by the exons ATGATGATGGGTTCGACGGCGAGGGTGCCGAAGCTGGGTTCTTTCCGCCACAGCTTCGCGGAGAGGAAGGAGAGACTGCTCTCAATGAAGGGCGGCATCGGCGGCGGCTACTCCCAAATTGGGATCCCGCTGCCGGAGTCCGACGAGGAGGATCACTCTCCGACGCGGAGGCGCTGCTGCTCCTACCGCGCCGTCTCGGACGGGATCGTCGGCGCGTGGAAGAGCGCGAAGCGCGTGGCTGCGAGGGCGTGGGAGATGGGTCGCTCCGATCCAAGGAAGATCATATTCTCCGCGAAAATGGGACTCGCTCTGATTCTCCTTtcgcttttgatttttctgaaaCAGCCCTTTGAGGACATTGCTAAACACTCCGTTTGGGCCATTCTCACTGTCGTTGTGGTCTTCGAATTCAGCATAG GGGCAACTCTTAGCAAAGGGCTTAACAGAGGATTGGGGACTTTGTTAGCTGGAGGACTAGCATTGGGAATGGGACTTTTATCAAAATTGTCTGGAAAATGGGAAGAAACCATTATAGTTGTTAGCATCTTCACTGCAG GGTTTTGTGCCACATATGCAAAGCAATATCCAACAATGAAGGCTTATGAATATGGTTTTCGTGTGTTCTTGATCACCTATTGCTACATTATTGTATCAGGGTATCATACAGGAGAGTTTGTTGAAACAGCTGTAGATAGATTTTTGCTCATTGCATTGGGCGCTGCTGTGGCTCTGGGGataaatgtatgtatatatCCAATCTGGGCTGGTGAGGATCTACACAAGCTTGTGGCGAAAAATTTTGTGGGCGTTGCAGCATCATTGGAAG GTGTTGTAAATAACTATCTTAATTGTATTGAATATGAGAGAGTGCCTTCAAAAATTCTCACGTACCAAGCTTCTGAGGACGTGGTTTACAAAGGTTACAGATCAGCTGTTGAATCTACAAGCACAGAGGATTCATTG ATGGGTTTTGCTGTCTGGGAGCCACCTCATGGTCCATACAAAATGCTTAGATATCCATGGCAAAATTATGTGAAAGTAAGTGGGGCACTAAGGCATTGTGCGTTTATGGTCATGGCTATGCATGGATGTATACTTTCTGAAATACAG GCTCCACCTGAGAAGAGGCAAGTCTTTAGTAGGGAGGTTCAAAAGGTAGGTTCTGAAGCGGCCAAAATTCTACGGGAACTTGGGAACAAAGTAAAAAAGATGGAGAAACTAGGCCAAGAAGACATTCTTTATGAAGTTCACGAGGCAGCAGAAGAATTGCAACAGAAGATTGACAAAAAATCCTTCCTCCTTGTAAATTCAGAGAGTTGGGAAATCGGAAACCGTCCCAGAGAGGAGGGTGATCCTCAAGACCTCTTGAACATGAATGAAGAAAGACACTTTTTGGAGTACAAGTCTCTCAGTGAAGCTGTGCTTGATCTCAGAGCTGTCAAAGTTCCAAGAAGTTGGGGAGAACAAACAACTCCTGACAACAAACCTGCAGCACCTATAGGTGTTGGTGATGAAAACATGTTCAAGAAACAGATATCATGGCCTGCTCATATTTCATTTAAAGCAGATGCAGTGACAAGAGAGGAAGAATCTAAAACCTATGAAAGTGCTAGTTCACTGTCTCTAGCAACATTTACATCCCTTCTGATTGAGTTTGTGGCAAGGCTTCAGAACCTTGTCGATTCTTTTGAAGAGTTAGGTGAGAAAGCAAAATTTAAGGACCCTCTTGAGCACGTACCACCAACATCTGGTGGGTTTTGGAACAGGTTGTGTAATTGTTTGACATTCAAGGATTGA
- the LOC100781098 gene encoding serine/threonine-protein phosphatase 2A 65 kDa regulatory subunit A beta isoform, with amino-acid sequence MAMVDQPLYPIAVLIDELKNEDIQLRLNSIRRLSTIARALGEDRTRKELIPFLSENNDDDDEVLLAMAEELGVFIPYVGGVEHANVLLPPLETLCTVEETSVRDKSVESLCRIGAQMREQDLVEYLIPLVKRLAAGEWFTARVSSCGLFHIAYPSAPEAVKTELRAIYGQLCQDDMPMVRRSAATNLGKFAATVEAPHLKSDIMSVFEDLTHDDQDSVRLLAVEGCAALGKLLEPQDCVAHILPVIVNFSQDKSWRVRYMVANQLYELCEAVGPDPTRSELVPAYVRLLRDNEAEVRIAAAGKVTKFSRILNPDLAIQHILPCVKELSTDSSQHVRSALASVIMGMAPVLGKDATIEQLLPIFLSLLKDEFPDVRLNIISKLDQVNQVIGIDLLSQSLLPAIVELAEDRHWRVRLAIIEYIPLLASQLGVSFFDDKLGALCMQWLKDKVYSIRDAAANNIKRLAEEFGPDWAMQHIIPQVLDMVTDPHYLYRMTILQSISLLAPVLGSEISSSKLLPLVINASKDRVPNIKFNVAKVLQSLIPIVDQSVVESTIRPCLVELSEDPDVDVRFFASQALQSCDQVKMSS; translated from the exons ATGGCGATGGTGGACCAGCCTCTGTATCCGATTGCCGTTTTGATCGACGAGTTGAAGAATGAGGACATTCAGCTGCGCCTCAACTCGATCCGAAGGCTCTCCACGATCGCGCGCGCGCTCGGCGAGGACCGCACGCGGAAGGAGCTGATTCCGTTCCTCAGCGAGAACAACGACGATGACGACGAAGTGCTCCTCGCAATGGCCGAGGAATTAGGTGTCTTCATTCCCTACGTCGGAGGCGTTGAGCACGCCAACGTGCTTCTTCCTCCCTTGGAGACGCTCTGCACCGTTGAGGAAACCAGCGTCAGAGACAAGTCGGTGGAGTCGCTGTGCAGAATTGGAGCTCAGATGAGAGAGCAAGACTTGGTTGAATACTTGATTCCTTTAGTTAAG AGGCTGGCTGCTGGTGAGTGGTTCACGGCACGGGTTTCATCGTGTGGTTTGTTCCATATTGCTTACCCTAGTGCACCCGAGGCGGTGAAGACTGAACTGAGAGCCATATATGGGCAGCTGTGTCAGGATGATATGCCCATGGTTAGGAGATCTGCGGCCACAAACTTGGGAAAGTTTGCCGCTACTGTTGAAGCTCCTCACTTGAAATCTGACATCATGTCTGTGTTTGAGGATCTCACACATGATG ATCAAGATTCTGTTCGGCTACTTGCTGTTGAGGGTTGTGCAGCTCTGGGGAAATTGTTGGAACCTCAAGATTGCGTGGCACATATTCTTCCTGTCATAGTCAATTTTTCTCAG GATAAGTCATGGCGTGTTCGTTACATGGTTGCTAATCAACTATATGAGCTATGTGAAGCTGTTGGTCCTGACCCCACCAG ATCAGAATTGGTCCCTGCATATGTTCGTCTGCTGCGTGATAATGAGGCTGAAGTACGTATTGCTGCTGCTGGGAAAGTAACTAAGTTTTCCCGCATATTAAATCCCGATCTTGCGATTCAGCATATTCTACCATGTGTGAAG GAGTTATCAACTGATTCTTCTCAACATGTTCGCTCTGCACTGGCTTCTGTTATAATGGGTATGGCACCGGTGTTAGGGAAG GATGCCACAATCGAGCAACTTCTGCctattttcctttctcttttgaaaGACGAGTTTCCTGATGTCAGGCTAAATATTATCAGCAAGCTTGATCAAGTGAACCAG GTTATTGGTATTGATTTGTTATCTCAGTCTCTGTTGCCAGCCATAGTAGAACTAGCTGAGGATCGGCACTGGAGAGTTCGACTTGCAATCATAGAATATATACCCTTATTGGCAAGCCAGTTGGGTGTTAGTTTTTTTGATGATAAGCTTGGAGCTCTTTGCATGCAATGGCTAAAGGACAAG GTATACTCAATCCGTGATGCGGCTGCTAATAACATCAAACGCTTGGCAGAAGAATTTGGACCGGATTGGGCAATGCAGCACATTATTCCCCAG GTTTTGGACATGGTTACTGATCCACATTATCTGTATCGAATGACAATCTTACAATCAATTTCTCTACTAGCTCCTGTTCTGGGCTCagagatttcttcttcaaaACTGCTCCCTCTGGTCATTAATGCATCAAAAGATAG GGTACCCAATATCAAATTCAATGTAGCTAAAGTGTTGCAGTCTCTCATCCCAATTGTTGATCAGTCT GTTGTTGAGAGTACCATTCGTCCCTGTTTGGTTGAGCTCAGTGAGGATCCAGATGTTGATGTTAGGTTTTTCGCCTCACAAGCACTACAATCTTGTGATCAAGTCAAGATGTCTAGCTAG